In Pseudomonas saudiphocaensis, one DNA window encodes the following:
- the ntrC gene encoding nitrogen regulation protein NR(I), with product MSQSENIWIVDDDRSIRWVLEKALQQEGMATQSFDSADGVLARLARQQPDVIISDIRMPGASGLEMLAQIRAQYPRLPVIIMTAHSDLDSAVASYQGGAFEYLPKPFDVDDAVALVKRAQLHTREQQSQQEPASRHHTPEIIGEAPAMQEVFRAIGRLSHSNITVLINGESGTGKELVAHALHRHSPRAQSPFIALNMAAIPKDLMESELFGHEKGAFTGAANQRRGRFEQADGGTLFLDEIGDMPADTQTRLLRVLADGEFYRVGGHTPVKVDVRIIAATHQDLEGLVQAGKFREDLFHRLNVIRIHIPRLADRRQDIPALAEHFLASAAQELAVETKLLRPETAQYLQNLAWPGNVRQLENTCRWITVMASGREVHIDDLPPELLSQPGDAPPLHNWEQALRHWADHALTLGQTGLLDEAVPTFERIMIETALKHTAGRRRDAAQLLGWGRNTLTRKIKELGMGDAGEEEDEE from the coding sequence ATGAGCCAAAGCGAAAATATCTGGATCGTCGATGACGACCGCTCCATCCGCTGGGTGCTGGAAAAGGCCCTGCAACAGGAAGGCATGGCTACCCAGAGCTTCGATAGCGCCGACGGCGTCCTCGCCCGCCTGGCCCGCCAGCAGCCGGACGTGATCATTTCCGACATCCGCATGCCCGGTGCCAGCGGCCTGGAGATGCTGGCGCAGATTCGCGCCCAGTACCCGCGCCTTCCGGTGATCATCATGACCGCGCACTCGGACCTCGACAGCGCGGTTGCCTCCTATCAGGGCGGTGCCTTCGAGTACCTGCCCAAGCCGTTCGACGTCGATGATGCGGTGGCGCTGGTCAAGCGCGCCCAGCTGCACACCCGCGAACAGCAGAGCCAGCAGGAGCCTGCCAGCCGCCATCACACCCCGGAAATCATCGGCGAAGCGCCGGCGATGCAGGAGGTGTTCCGCGCCATCGGTCGCCTCAGCCACTCCAACATCACGGTGCTGATCAATGGTGAATCCGGCACCGGCAAGGAGCTGGTCGCTCACGCCCTGCACCGCCACAGTCCCAGAGCCCAGTCGCCGTTCATCGCGCTGAACATGGCGGCGATTCCCAAGGATCTGATGGAGTCCGAGCTGTTCGGCCACGAGAAAGGCGCGTTTACCGGCGCGGCCAACCAGCGCCGCGGGCGCTTCGAACAGGCCGATGGCGGCACCCTGTTTCTCGACGAGATCGGCGATATGCCGGCCGATACACAAACCCGCTTACTGCGCGTGCTGGCCGATGGCGAGTTCTACCGGGTCGGCGGCCATACGCCGGTCAAGGTGGACGTGCGCATCATCGCTGCCACCCACCAGGATCTGGAAGGCCTGGTCCAGGCCGGCAAGTTTCGCGAAGACCTGTTTCACCGGCTGAACGTCATTCGCATCCATATTCCACGTCTGGCCGACCGGCGTCAGGATATTCCGGCCCTGGCCGAACACTTTCTGGCCAGCGCCGCCCAAGAACTGGCAGTGGAAACCAAGCTGCTGCGCCCGGAAACCGCGCAGTACCTGCAGAACCTGGCGTGGCCGGGCAACGTTCGCCAACTGGAAAACACCTGCCGCTGGATCACGGTGATGGCCTCCGGGCGCGAGGTGCATATCGATGACCTGCCGCCGGAGCTTCTCAGCCAGCCCGGCGACGCCCCGCCGCTGCACAACTGGGAACAGGCGCTGCGCCATTGGGCCGATCATGCTCTGACCCTCGGCCAGACCGGCCTGCTTGATGAAGCAGTGCCGACCTTCGAGCGGATCATGATCGAAACCGCGCTCAAGCACACCGCCGGCCGCCGTCGCGACGCCGCCCAGCTGCTGGGCTGGGGCCGCAATACCCTGACCCGCAAGATCAAGGAGCTGGGCATGGGCGATGCGGGCGAAGAAGAGGATGAGGAATAA
- a CDS encoding DUF4124 domain-containing protein, with protein MRTALISLLMILATSATAEIYKYTDDKGNTVFTNQLPDGVVADEVKLPPANTVNIKTPDMPPPLADDRQDEQRQPYRSLSIGGIPDDEALRANNGTFTVTALLDPPLQQGHQVRFLLDGIPQAPASPSTSLQLNNVDRGTHRLEIEVLSGERVLQRAMQTFTVQRVHVSSPARR; from the coding sequence ATGCGCACTGCATTGATCAGCCTGCTCATGATCCTCGCCACCAGCGCCACGGCCGAGATCTACAAATACACCGACGACAAGGGCAACACGGTATTCACCAACCAGCTGCCCGACGGCGTGGTGGCCGATGAAGTGAAGCTGCCGCCAGCCAATACCGTGAACATCAAAACCCCCGACATGCCGCCACCCCTGGCCGACGATCGCCAGGACGAACAGCGCCAGCCTTACCGAAGCCTGAGCATTGGCGGCATTCCTGACGACGAGGCCCTGCGCGCCAACAACGGCACCTTTACCGTCACTGCCCTGCTGGACCCGCCCCTGCAACAGGGCCACCAGGTGCGCTTCCTGCTTGATGGCATTCCACAGGCCCCGGCCAGTCCCAGCACCTCGTTGCAACTGAACAACGTCGATCGCGGCACCCATCGCCTGGAAATCGAGGTGCTGTCCGGCGAACGTGTGCTGCAGCGCGCCATGCAAACCTTCACCGTGCAGCGCGTGCACGTCTCCAGCCCGGCGCGCCGATGA
- a CDS encoding DUF4917 family protein gives MPELKIDENLVEWDELSELEWKNLLLGNGFSINIWHRFGYGTLFEVAQREDIDHQLTAQSLALFEHVGSVNFEDVLRILYHAKLVDEQLGSPQDAEITALYEIAKNALGSAVNFAHIPPALANVTEINARLRDYKNVFTTNYDLIPYWAIMDSDTWRFKDYFWGEDGCFDSSDTTVPADRTKLHYLHGAIHLVELPNGKTKKLTANGLNRLSELFDLDHPEQFPLFITEGSSKWKLSRIKRNDYLRFCYEKLARSKNGLVVIGHSLHKDYDQHIIDAILQSDSSKVAIGVWPHQDGEEIVALKSRLTVDLKGKELYFFNSESHPLASANLNVRDEGA, from the coding sequence ATGCCAGAGCTTAAAATTGACGAAAACTTAGTTGAGTGGGACGAGCTATCCGAGTTGGAATGGAAAAACCTGCTTCTTGGAAATGGTTTTAGTATCAATATTTGGCATCGATTTGGGTACGGAACACTGTTTGAGGTTGCTCAGAGAGAAGATATAGACCATCAACTCACCGCGCAAAGTCTTGCTCTGTTTGAGCATGTTGGCAGTGTTAACTTTGAAGACGTTCTGAGAATCCTGTATCACGCGAAGCTCGTAGATGAGCAGCTTGGTAGCCCTCAAGATGCCGAGATCACAGCTCTATATGAAATCGCCAAGAATGCCTTGGGTTCAGCTGTTAACTTTGCCCATATACCGCCAGCACTTGCTAACGTCACTGAAATTAATGCAAGGCTTAGGGATTACAAGAATGTTTTTACCACGAACTATGACCTAATCCCATATTGGGCCATTATGGATTCCGATACATGGAGATTTAAAGATTACTTCTGGGGGGAAGATGGTTGCTTTGATTCGTCTGATACAACTGTTCCCGCAGACAGAACAAAACTCCATTACCTGCATGGCGCTATCCACCTCGTAGAGCTTCCAAACGGAAAGACTAAAAAGCTAACCGCCAATGGCCTGAACCGGCTATCAGAACTCTTCGATTTAGACCATCCCGAGCAGTTCCCTCTTTTTATCACCGAAGGCAGCTCCAAATGGAAGCTGTCGCGGATTAAACGGAATGACTATCTCCGCTTTTGTTACGAAAAGCTTGCAAGGAGCAAGAATGGGTTGGTCGTAATTGGGCATTCTTTGCATAAAGATTATGACCAACACATTATCGATGCGATCCTGCAGAGCGATTCCAGTAAAGTGGCTATTGGTGTTTGGCCGCACCAAGATGGAGAGGAAATTGTCGCCCTGAAATCTCGGCTAACCGTTGATCTGAAAGGGAAGGAACTATATTTCTTCAATTCGGAAAGCCATCCCCTTGCTTCAGCAAACTTGAATGTTCGAGATGAAGGTGCATAA
- a CDS encoding integron integrase encodes MNSQPPKPRLQEQFHALMRAHHYSIRTEKSYWYWIRFYLRFHQMRHPLELGPFEVNQFLSWLASERQVAAATQNLALNAIVFLYARVLERPLGDIGKTIRAKRPPRLPVVLSHQEAMAIIGQLAAPYDLLASLMYGAGLRVVEASRLRVKDIDFDKQLIIVRDGKGGKDRTTLLPASLIAPLTERIALIRGRLQVREPFYQVPVTVPFALKRKYPSASGSLQWQWLFPSAGVCLDADGDPVRHHVHVTSIQRAVKQAVQACGLGKPASSHTFRHTFATELLRRGSDIRTVQTLLGHADVRTTQIYTHVLGQAFAGVRSPLG; translated from the coding sequence ATGAACAGCCAACCACCCAAGCCGCGCCTGCAAGAGCAGTTTCACGCCTTGATGCGTGCACATCACTACAGCATCCGCACCGAGAAAAGTTACTGGTACTGGATACGCTTTTACCTGCGGTTTCACCAAATGCGTCATCCACTGGAGCTGGGGCCTTTCGAGGTCAATCAGTTTCTGAGCTGGCTCGCCAGCGAGCGCCAGGTGGCGGCGGCCACACAAAATCTGGCATTGAATGCCATCGTGTTTCTCTACGCCCGTGTACTTGAGCGACCCTTGGGCGATATTGGCAAGACGATCCGGGCCAAGCGTCCGCCGCGCTTGCCGGTGGTGCTTTCGCATCAGGAGGCGATGGCGATCATCGGGCAGCTTGCTGCACCCTACGATCTGCTGGCGTCGCTGATGTATGGCGCTGGCTTGCGGGTGGTGGAGGCCTCGCGGTTGCGGGTGAAGGACATCGATTTCGACAAGCAGCTCATCATCGTGCGTGACGGCAAGGGCGGCAAGGATCGCACTACCCTGCTGCCGGCCAGCCTGATCGCGCCGTTGACGGAGCGCATTGCGCTGATTCGCGGGCGTTTGCAGGTGCGGGAGCCGTTCTACCAAGTGCCGGTGACAGTGCCCTTCGCGCTCAAGCGCAAATACCCCAGCGCCTCCGGTTCGCTGCAATGGCAATGGCTGTTTCCGTCTGCTGGGGTATGCCTGGACGCGGACGGCGATCCGGTCCGCCATCACGTGCATGTCACGTCCATTCAACGTGCCGTCAAGCAGGCGGTGCAGGCGTGTGGGTTGGGCAAGCCGGCGAGTTCTCACACCTTTCGGCATACTTTTGCCACCGAGCTGCTGCGCCGGGGCAGCGATATCCGGACGGTGCAGACGTTGCTCGGACATGCCGACGTGCGCACCACGCAGATCTATACCCATGTGCTGGGCCAGGCGTTTGCGGGCGTGCGCAGCCCGCTGGGGTAA
- a CDS encoding HNH endonuclease gives MANNWNIPGWLEKEVRARDTECVYCRNEFTSVKVSRKSAASWEHIINDASIITRENIALCCCGCNASKGQKQLSAWLQTKYCRDRGITPETVAPVIKQAIERGL, from the coding sequence ATGGCAAATAACTGGAATATTCCGGGCTGGCTGGAAAAAGAGGTCCGAGCCCGAGACACGGAGTGCGTCTATTGCCGCAATGAATTTACCTCCGTGAAAGTCTCAAGAAAATCTGCGGCAAGCTGGGAGCACATCATCAATGATGCCAGCATCATTACTCGAGAAAATATTGCTCTTTGCTGTTGCGGTTGTAATGCCAGCAAAGGCCAAAAGCAGCTATCCGCATGGCTGCAAACTAAGTATTGCCGAGACCGGGGCATCACTCCGGAAACCGTAGCGCCGGTCATAAAGCAGGCTATTGAGCGTGGCCTTTAG
- the thiI gene encoding tRNA uracil 4-sulfurtransferase ThiI, translating into MKLIVKVFPEITIKSPPVRKGFIRQLAKNIRTVLRELDPDLRVAGVWDNIEVETDISDVKVLREMIERLRCTPGIGHCLEVHEYPLGDLDDIFEKCKAHFADRLPGKIFAVRCKRAGKHSFSSMDVERLVGSRLRAECGAAGISLKAPEIEVRMEIRDQRLFVVHAQHDGIGGYPLGALEQTLVLMSGGFDSTVAAYQMMRRGLMTHFCFFNLGGRAHELGVMEVAHYLWKKYGSSHRVLFISVPFEEVVGEILEKVDNSQMGVVLKRMMLRASTQIAERLHIDALVTGEAISQVSSQTLPNLSVIDSATDMLVLRPLIAAHKQDIINTAFEIGTAEFAKNMPEYCGVISKNPTTKAKRYRIEHEEKQFDMSVLERALENARQVPIDQVIDELGEDVQVEHVAEPTAGQVILDIRHPDEVEDEPLQLSGIEVQTMPFYAINNRFKELDVNRQYLLYCDKGVMSRLHAHHLLCEGHQNVRVYRPARLKPEAGSSK; encoded by the coding sequence ATGAAGCTGATCGTCAAGGTTTTCCCCGAAATCACCATCAAGAGCCCACCGGTGCGCAAGGGCTTCATTCGCCAGTTGGCGAAGAACATCCGCACCGTGTTGCGCGAGCTCGATCCCGACCTGCGGGTGGCCGGGGTGTGGGACAACATCGAGGTGGAAACCGATATCAGCGACGTGAAGGTGCTGCGCGAGATGATCGAGCGCCTGCGCTGCACGCCCGGTATCGGGCATTGTCTGGAAGTTCACGAATATCCGTTGGGCGATCTGGACGACATCTTCGAGAAGTGCAAGGCGCACTTTGCCGACCGCCTGCCCGGGAAGATCTTCGCAGTGCGCTGCAAGCGTGCAGGCAAGCATTCGTTCAGCTCGATGGACGTCGAACGCCTTGTCGGCAGCCGTTTGCGTGCGGAATGTGGTGCGGCGGGAATCTCCTTGAAAGCGCCCGAAATCGAAGTGCGCATGGAAATCCGCGACCAGCGCCTGTTCGTGGTGCATGCCCAGCATGACGGCATCGGCGGCTATCCGCTGGGTGCGCTGGAGCAGACCCTGGTGCTGATGTCGGGCGGGTTCGACTCCACCGTCGCCGCTTACCAGATGATGCGCCGCGGGCTGATGACGCATTTCTGCTTCTTCAACCTCGGCGGCCGCGCCCACGAGCTGGGCGTGATGGAAGTCGCCCATTATCTGTGGAAGAAATACGGCAGCTCCCATCGCGTGCTGTTTATCAGCGTGCCGTTCGAGGAAGTGGTTGGTGAGATCCTCGAAAAGGTCGACAACAGCCAGATGGGCGTAGTGCTCAAGCGCATGATGCTGCGCGCCTCCACGCAGATCGCCGAGCGCCTGCATATCGATGCGCTGGTCACCGGCGAGGCGATTTCGCAGGTTTCCAGCCAGACGCTGCCCAACCTCTCGGTGATCGACTCGGCCACCGACATGCTGGTGCTGCGCCCGCTGATCGCTGCGCACAAGCAGGACATCATCAATACCGCGTTCGAGATCGGCACGGCCGAGTTCGCCAAGAACATGCCCGAGTATTGCGGCGTGATCTCCAAGAACCCGACCACCAAGGCCAAGCGCTACCGCATCGAACACGAAGAAAAGCAGTTCGACATGAGCGTGCTGGAGCGCGCCCTGGAAAATGCCCGCCAGGTGCCCATCGATCAGGTGATCGACGAGCTGGGCGAGGATGTCCAGGTTGAACATGTGGCCGAGCCGACTGCCGGCCAGGTCATTCTCGACATTCGTCACCCGGACGAGGTCGAGGACGAACCCCTGCAACTAAGCGGCATCGAAGTGCAAACAATGCCTTTCTATGCCATCAACAATCGCTTCAAGGAACTGGATGTAAATCGCCAGTACCTGCTGTACTGCGATAAAGGTGTCATGAGCCGCCTGCATGCTCATCACCTGCTCTGTGAAGGGCATCAGAACGTACGGGTCTATCGACCTGCCAGGCTGAAGCCCGAAGCTGGAAGTTCGAAGTGA
- the glnL gene encoding nitrogen regulation protein NR(II): MINEALQRLLIENLTTATLLLDSRLHLEYMNPAAEMLLAVSGQRSHGQFISELFTESAEALSALRQAVAEAHPFTKREATLTSASGQSLTVDYAVTPILNRQQTWLLLEVLPRDRLLRISKEEAQLSTQETTRMLVRGLAHEIKNPLGGIRGAAQLLARELPGEHLADYTAVIIEEADRLRNLVDRMLGSNKLPSLTKTNIHEVLEHVASLIEAESQGNLTLVRDYDPSIPELLMDREQMIQAVLNIMRNAMQALTAQSELGLARLTLRTRTLRQFTIGHVRHRLVARIEIIDNGPGIPAELQNTLFYPMVSGRPDGTGLGLAITQNIVSQHQGLIECESHPGHTAFSLFLPLEQGAS; this comes from the coding sequence ATGATCAACGAAGCCCTGCAACGCCTGCTGATCGAGAACCTGACCACCGCAACCCTGTTGCTGGATTCGCGCCTGCACCTCGAATACATGAACCCGGCGGCGGAGATGCTGCTTGCCGTCAGCGGCCAGCGCAGCCATGGCCAGTTCATTAGCGAGCTGTTTACCGAATCGGCCGAAGCGCTGTCCGCGCTGCGCCAGGCAGTGGCCGAGGCGCATCCTTTTACCAAGCGTGAAGCGACGCTCACTTCAGCCAGCGGCCAGTCACTGACAGTCGATTACGCGGTCACACCGATTCTCAACCGCCAGCAGACCTGGCTGCTGCTGGAAGTGCTGCCCCGCGACCGTCTGCTTCGCATCAGCAAGGAAGAAGCACAGCTATCCACGCAGGAAACCACCCGCATGCTGGTGCGTGGCCTGGCTCACGAGATCAAGAACCCATTGGGCGGTATTCGCGGCGCGGCACAGCTGCTGGCCCGCGAGCTGCCCGGCGAGCACCTCGCCGACTACACCGCAGTGATCATCGAGGAAGCCGACCGGTTGCGAAATCTGGTGGACCGCATGCTCGGCTCCAACAAGCTGCCGTCGCTGACCAAGACCAACATCCATGAAGTGCTTGAGCACGTCGCGAGCCTGATCGAAGCCGAGAGCCAGGGCAATCTGACCCTGGTGCGCGACTACGACCCGAGCATCCCGGAGCTGCTGATGGACCGCGAGCAGATGATCCAGGCCGTGCTCAACATCATGCGCAACGCCATGCAGGCGCTTACTGCGCAAAGCGAACTGGGCCTTGCCCGCCTGACCCTGCGCACCCGCACCCTGCGCCAGTTCACCATCGGCCATGTGCGCCATCGACTGGTGGCACGCATCGAGATCATCGACAACGGCCCCGGCATCCCCGCCGAACTGCAGAACACCCTCTTCTACCCCATGGTCAGCGGCCGCCCGGACGGCACCGGCCTGGGCCTGGCCATCACCCAGAACATCGTCAGCCAGCATCAGGGCCTGATCGAATGCGAGAGCCATCCTGGCCATACCGCGTTCTCACTCTTCCTGCCGCTGGAACAAGGAGCCTCTTGA
- the glnA gene encoding glutamate--ammonia ligase: protein MSKSLQLIKDYDVKWIDLRFTDTKGKQHHVTIPARDAEDEDFFEHGKMFDGSSIQGWKGIEASDMILMPVDETAVLDPFTEEPTLILVCDIVEPSTMQGYDRDPRSIAKRAEEFLKSTGIGDTVFVGPEPEFFIFDQVKFKSDISGSMFKIYSEQGSWMTDGDVEGGNKGHRPAVKGGYFPVPPCDHDHEIRTAMCNAMEEMGLVVEVHHHEVATAGQNEIGVKFNTLVKKADEVQTLKYCVHNVADAYGKTATFMPKPLYGDNGSGMHVHMSISKDGKNTFAGEGYAGLSETALYFIGGIIKHGKALNGFTNPSTNSYKRLVPGFEAPVMLAYSARNRSASIRIPYVSSPKARRIEARFPDPAANPYLCFAALLMAGIDGIQNKIHPGDAADKNLYDLPPEEGKLIPQVCGSLKEALEALDEGRAFLTKGGVFSDDFIDAFLELKREEEIKVRTFVHPLEYELYYSV, encoded by the coding sequence ATGTCGAAGTCGCTTCAACTGATCAAAGATTACGATGTGAAGTGGATTGATCTGCGCTTCACAGACACCAAAGGCAAACAGCATCACGTCACCATTCCGGCACGCGACGCCGAGGATGAGGACTTCTTCGAACACGGCAAGATGTTCGACGGTTCTTCCATCCAGGGCTGGAAGGGGATTGAAGCCTCCGACATGATCCTGATGCCGGTCGACGAAACCGCCGTGCTTGATCCGTTCACCGAGGAGCCGACGCTGATTCTGGTCTGCGATATCGTCGAGCCGAGCACCATGCAAGGCTACGACCGCGACCCGCGCTCCATCGCCAAGCGTGCCGAGGAATTCCTCAAGTCCACCGGCATCGGCGACACCGTGTTTGTCGGTCCGGAGCCTGAGTTCTTCATCTTCGATCAGGTGAAGTTCAAGTCCGACATCTCCGGCTCGATGTTCAAGATCTACTCCGAGCAGGGTTCCTGGATGACCGACGGCGACGTCGAAGGCGGCAACAAGGGCCATCGCCCGGCTGTCAAGGGTGGCTATTTCCCGGTTCCGCCGTGCGACCACGACCATGAAATCCGTACTGCCATGTGCAACGCCATGGAAGAAATGGGCCTGGTTGTTGAAGTCCACCACCACGAAGTGGCAACTGCCGGCCAGAACGAAATCGGCGTCAAGTTCAACACCCTGGTGAAAAAGGCTGACGAAGTTCAGACCCTCAAGTACTGCGTGCACAACGTCGCCGACGCCTATGGCAAGACCGCGACTTTCATGCCCAAGCCTCTGTATGGCGACAACGGCAGCGGCATGCACGTGCACATGTCCATCTCCAAGGATGGCAAGAACACCTTCGCAGGCGAAGGCTATGCCGGCCTGTCGGAAACCGCCCTGTACTTCATCGGCGGCATCATCAAGCACGGCAAGGCACTGAACGGCTTCACCAACCCGTCGACCAACTCCTACAAGCGTCTGGTCCCGGGCTTCGAAGCGCCTGTGATGCTGGCCTACTCGGCACGCAACCGCTCCGCCTCCATCCGCATTCCTTACGTGTCGAGCCCGAAAGCCCGCCGTATCGAAGCACGCTTCCCGGACCCGGCCGCCAACCCCTACCTGTGCTTCGCTGCACTGCTGATGGCCGGTATCGACGGCATCCAGAACAAGATTCACCCCGGCGATGCCGCCGACAAGAACCTCTACGATCTGCCGCCGGAAGAAGGCAAGCTGATCCCGCAGGTTTGCGGCAGCCTCAAGGAAGCACTGGAAGCACTGGACGAAGGCCGCGCGTTCCTGACCAAGGGCGGCGTATTCAGCGATGATTTCATCGACGCCTTCCTGGAGCTCAAGCGCGAGGAAGAGATCAAGGTGCGCACCTTTGTGCATCCGCTGGAATATGAGCTGTACTACAGCGTTTGA
- a CDS encoding DUF4124 domain-containing protein — protein MTRTALLGLLLMLALPAAGQIYSYIDDQGNRVFTDRPAGRAAEQVQSKPINSMPAMPVATPTPSRRQADTEPAAYYRQLNILQPEADATIRDNAGSLVVILSSEPALQPGHQYRLLLDGNPIATSDAATLALEYVDRGTHQLTVEIIDNQGKTLLHSAPQTFHMMRTSLAQRRMVRPCQKADYGVRPECPLKDKPVEKKNIPFAPFL, from the coding sequence ATGACCCGTACCGCTCTGCTCGGCCTGCTGCTGATGCTGGCTCTCCCGGCAGCAGGCCAGATCTATTCCTATATCGACGACCAGGGCAACCGCGTCTTTACCGACCGCCCCGCCGGTCGTGCCGCCGAACAGGTTCAGTCCAAGCCCATCAACAGCATGCCGGCCATGCCCGTTGCCACGCCGACACCTTCCAGGCGCCAAGCCGATACCGAGCCCGCTGCTTATTACCGACAGCTGAACATCCTCCAGCCGGAAGCGGACGCCACCATCCGCGACAATGCCGGCTCGCTCGTTGTCATCCTGAGCAGTGAGCCGGCCCTGCAACCCGGCCATCAATATCGGCTGCTGCTGGACGGCAACCCGATCGCCACCAGCGATGCCGCGACCCTGGCCTTGGAATATGTGGACCGCGGCACTCACCAGCTGACGGTGGAAATCATCGACAACCAGGGAAAAACGCTGCTGCACAGTGCACCCCAGACCTTTCACATGATGCGCACCTCGCTGGCCCAGCGGCGCATGGTGAGGCCGTGCCAGAAGGCTGATTACGGCGTACGCCCCGAATGTCCGCTGAAGGACAAGCCTGTCGAGAAGAAAAACATTCCTTTCGCGCCCTTTCTGTGA
- the typA gene encoding translational GTPase TypA, translating into MIENLRNIAIIAHVDHGKTTLVDKLLRLSGTLDRKELENERVMDSNDQEKERGITILAKNTALKWKDYNINIVDTPGHADFGGEVERVMSMVDCVLLVVDSIDGPMPQTRFVTQKAFQAGLNPIVVVNKIDRPGARPDWVVDQIFDLFDNLGATDKQLDFPIVYASALNGLSGLDHENLQDNMDALFQAIVDHVPAPDVDVDGPFQMQISQLDYNSFLGVIGVGRIKRGKIKTNTPVVAIGADGKKRQGRILKIMGHSGLQRVEVPEAEAGDIVCVSGMDELFISDTLCDMNHVEALPPLTVDEPTVSMTFQVNDSPFAGKEGKFVTSRNIKERLEKELLHNVALRVEEGDSADKFKVSGRGELHLSVLIETMRREGFELAIGRPEVVIRDIDGEKQEPYENVIIDIEEQHQGALMEQMGLRKGDLTNMSPDGKGRIRLEYTIPARGLIGFRNNFLTMTSGTGILASTFSHYGPIKGGDVAHRQNGVLVSMATGKALTYSLETLQSRGKLFLEPGQEIYEGQLAGIHSRDNDLTINPTKGKKLDNMRASGKDEVIALVPPIKFTLEQALEFIDDDELVEVTPKSIRLRKKILDENQRKRAAKN; encoded by the coding sequence GTGATCGAAAATCTTCGCAACATCGCCATCATCGCCCACGTCGACCATGGCAAGACCACCCTCGTCGACAAACTCCTGCGCCTGTCCGGCACCCTGGACCGCAAGGAGCTCGAGAACGAGCGCGTGATGGACAGCAACGACCAGGAAAAGGAACGCGGCATCACCATCCTGGCCAAGAACACCGCGTTGAAGTGGAAAGACTACAACATCAACATCGTCGACACCCCCGGCCACGCCGACTTCGGCGGTGAGGTCGAGCGCGTGATGTCGATGGTTGACTGCGTACTGCTGGTAGTCGACTCCATCGACGGCCCGATGCCGCAGACCCGCTTCGTCACCCAGAAGGCCTTCCAGGCCGGCCTCAACCCCATCGTTGTGGTCAACAAGATCGACCGTCCGGGCGCGCGTCCTGACTGGGTTGTGGACCAGATCTTCGACCTGTTCGACAACCTCGGCGCCACCGACAAGCAGCTGGACTTCCCCATCGTCTACGCCAGCGCCCTGAACGGCCTGTCCGGTCTCGATCACGAGAACCTGCAAGACAACATGGACGCCCTGTTCCAGGCCATCGTTGATCACGTGCCGGCTCCGGACGTCGACGTTGACGGCCCGTTCCAGATGCAGATCTCCCAGCTGGACTACAACAGCTTCCTCGGCGTGATCGGCGTTGGCCGCATCAAGCGCGGCAAGATCAAGACCAACACCCCGGTCGTTGCCATCGGTGCCGACGGCAAGAAGCGCCAGGGCCGGATCCTGAAGATCATGGGCCACTCCGGCCTGCAGCGCGTGGAAGTGCCGGAAGCCGAAGCGGGCGATATCGTCTGCGTCAGCGGCATGGACGAGCTGTTCATCTCCGACACCCTGTGCGACATGAATCACGTCGAGGCGCTGCCGCCGCTGACCGTGGACGAGCCCACCGTGTCCATGACCTTCCAGGTCAACGACTCGCCGTTCGCCGGCAAGGAAGGCAAGTTCGTCACCAGCCGCAACATCAAGGAGCGCCTGGAGAAGGAGCTGCTGCACAACGTTGCCCTGCGCGTCGAGGAAGGTGATTCTGCAGACAAGTTCAAGGTCTCCGGCCGTGGCGAGCTGCACCTCTCGGTACTGATCGAAACCATGCGCCGTGAAGGCTTCGAGCTGGCCATCGGCCGTCCCGAAGTGGTGATCCGCGATATCGACGGCGAGAAGCAGGAACCCTACGAGAACGTCATCATCGACATCGAGGAGCAGCATCAGGGCGCCCTGATGGAGCAGATGGGCCTGCGCAAGGGCGATCTGACCAACATGTCGCCGGACGGCAAGGGCCGTATCCGCCTGGAATACACCATTCCGGCACGCGGCCTGATCGGCTTCCGCAACAACTTCCTGACCATGACCTCGGGTACCGGCATCCTCGCCTCCACCTTCAGCCACTACGGCCCGATCAAGGGCGGTGACGTTGCCCATCGCCAGAACGGCGTACTGGTCTCCATGGCTACCGGCAAGGCGCTGACCTACTCGCTGGAAACCCTGCAGAGCCGCGGCAAGCTGTTCCTCGAGCCCGGCCAGGAAATCTACGAAGGCCAGCTGGCCGGCATCCACAGCCGCGACAACGACCTGACGATCAACCCCACCAAGGGCAAGAAGCTCGACAACATGCGCGCCTCCGGCAAGGATGAAGTCATCGCCCTGGTCCCGCCGATCAAGTTCACCCTTGAACAGGCCCTGGAATTTATCGACGACGACGAACTGGTTGAAGTGACGCCGAAGTCGATCCGCCTGCGCAAAAAGATTCTCGACGAGAACCAGCGCAAGCGCGCCGCCAAGAACTGA